A segment of the Odontesthes bonariensis isolate fOdoBon6 unplaced genomic scaffold, fOdoBon6.hap1 scaffold_306, whole genome shotgun sequence genome:
CGTGCACGGAAACTTAAATCCACCAGAGCTCTGGCTGTAGTGTTCAGTCTCACACACAGCACCATCGCATGAGTGCCATGGCTCTCATCTGGCTTCTGGTTTAAGTGATCAGCGTCTAAATGATCCAACGCTGTTGCTTTAACGggattgataaaaaaaacattctttcaCGCATTTCAAATTTGAAAAGGGCTCACGGCACCAAGCGGTGACAACTATGGAAAAGAGTCAAAAACATTGCACATCTAGCAGCAAATCAGACTTTTCTCAGAACGCTTTCATCTGAAACTGCAGTGCTTTCAAGCGGAGAATTAATTCCTGTGAAAGCAGACTGAAGCGTACTACTACCGACGAACTCGCACACCTCCGATGCCCCCGTTGTCAAAGCAGTCTCAGAGACAGGCGTCAttggaaatgaataaatatttgaACCGTTTATTTAGCTCAATTTGTTCATTCATTTGGAAAGTCTTCTTTGGTGAGACGACCGTTTACCGTCTCAGCACCACATTCAGAGGTATTTATccatgagagaaaaaaagctcGGCCTCGTATTTCCTCAGTAAACAGTGCCCACTTAGTTAGTTATAAACCTGGACCTGCCAACCACTTCGCTTTCCCTGTAAACAAGAGAGCATTTCCTGCTCTGAGGAACCCTCACCGTGTGCCACGCCGCAGAGGAGACGGCCACTGGTTTGGTTACCACGGTAActtggctgctgttgttaaaaggCTTCCCCGGATGCCGATTGGAGGGCGTGGCCACGTTATTTTCCTCCGAGGAAACCCCCACTCTGCTGGCTTTACCTGCAGTGGAATCGCAGTATTAATACGCAGGACAGGATTCACATACTCACACAGGGGAGTCGGACAAAAGGGAACCATGTGCCAGATTGGAGATTTTAGTTTGttgatttgtttctttgttccAGAGAAACTGTTGGCTGGCCAACTGAAAAGGGAAGTGGACAGTGGATATTGTGCCTGGGTGTGTGCCGCGGACAGACTGCAGGTGTACCTGGGGACGCGTGCTCAGTGCTGGGCTCCGCCTCTGAGGTGGAGGGTCTGGGGGACTCGGGGCTGGGCTTCTTCTCCTGGGCCCGTTGGATGGGCACAGCCATCTGGCTGAGGTCGATGGTGTGCTGCCTGAGTTTGGACTCTGCCTTCTCTTTCGCtgatgggaggaaaaaaaaacatgtattaaTCCTGGCGTGGATCTTTTGAACAGTTCGTAGAAAGAACTTGATAGTTATGACCACTGTTGATGTGCCGATGAAAGGTTTATTCATATTCCAACCATCAACATCAAACAGATGTTTTAATCTTTAAATATGACGAGATTCGCCTAAAACATGTCAAATGAATCCTCTCTCACACGAGCCTGCTTTAAATAAAAGGCTGGTCTCCTGCGCTTAAGAACAAATATTTGAGAAATCACAATATTTTTAGTATAAACATCTGGATATCACGTGTTTTTAAGGCAGAGGACAACAACGCTGGGCATCAGCTCTGGGAATAAGTAGATCTGATAAACAGCCGTGGTTTCATGAGCTAAATAGTAATGACCTCTTTTAGGGGATTTTCAGTCAGGAGTAGATAACATcactgacagttttttttaacgCATGACGCCATTTAAGTGGAAGACTCGTTTCCACCTTCAAATCGTACAGGAAAATCTTCCCCGTCGAGGACTCCCCCAGCCTGCTCCTCAGGTTTGCTGTCCGGTGAGCTCATTGTGGAGCAAGGGCCCTCGAGCGGAAAACATTATTTACCGTGAGCCGTCGGCTCTGTGAGCCACAGCAGTTCATGAAAGGACATAAACGTACGTTTGGGGGAGAGTTTCCAAAGAAACTTGGAATCTGGTGGCAAAGTAAAGGGGATGTGGAGTCCACGCATTTCAGCACCTGAGATGCTTTTTCCAGCTGTTCTTTAGGTGAAATCCTTTGTGCGTATTGTCAACACTGCTGTCCTCAGCATGTATACAGGTGGTTATgaccccccctcctcctttttttttttctcccccagtGACATAAAAGCTCACCTGTTGTCTGCTGGAGCTCAAAGAGGGCTTTTATGGTGGAAGTGGCAGACTGGGATTCCCCCCCAGTCCCCTCCTGGTAGATAATAGTAGGGCTGGACTCCAcggctacttcctgttcagcccAATCGCGCTCTCTGGAGGACACCGTCTGCACCGCAGGCTGCGGCTCTGGGGAGAAAAGAGAAACTAGGAATTTTACAGCCTCCGTGTCAGGATGGGGCAGGGTTGGGAAATGAAGCCTTCACTTCAGGCGCGAGTTCAGGATTGAACTAACTCACTAACTGCAGACCAACGAGGGAAAATGATTCCACGCGTTTAGCTGGAACCATTCTTGCAAGTTTGTTTCCAAGACCATAATAAATCATCCTGAAAGGAGATTTttcatacaaaaacaaaaacacaagcagcaatgACTGATTTGTCTGACCTCGTCCTGCATCGCCTTTAAACCACAGAAGAAGTAAACGGCGGCGTACCTTGACTGCCGCTGTGGGAGGTGTCGCCGGTTAAGCTGCTGGCCTCTGGAAGGCTGGCGGCCTCGTCCTTGGCGGACCCGTCCTGGCCCGAGGTTTGACCCTGACTGATCTCTGCAGAGCGGGTCACCTGCTGCAGCGTCTCGGTCACCAGCTGCCTCGTCTGTTCGCTCACCACCGCGGCCTGGAAGACCGGCTTAGGCTTGATGAGAACCTGGAGGTGAAACCAAAGGAGCATTCAGTGTCTTTCTTTTTGCAGGTGCTCCTTCACTAACACCAGGCGTCATGTTCCAAATGTGACTTCTGGAGTGACAATAGGGTTCATTTTGTAGTGCAGAGATACTCACTGCGCGGCTCCTCCAgctctaattggcggctcgcactcgcatagtagcttataacaatatggtaacaataacaatacattttttcaaattacacacagcgaatactgcagagtgttaagtattttttattaagtttgcgtttttgtagtattaagtatttttattaagtattaattaaggcttaatgaaAAACAATAGTGAGCATCAGTGTTGTAGTGTTGTTGATCCACACTGATGAGTGTCACGCTTTGTGCATGTCAACTAgtctgaaaaaataaaaatgaaaaaaactctGTGGAAAACAGTTAAGAGCCTACAAACAAAAGGAGGTAAATTGGTGCCGTTTTCGTCATcggaaaaatagtttttttctttttttttatggttacAAGTCAGACCGACTTAAAAATATCAGGTGATTTCTCACAGTTTACCCAGATTTACTTTAGATTAATCTGAAACTGCAAAGTGGATCATGTGTGGGCGTCCCATACAGTATTCACTGTACATATATAGACAGCGAGCTGACTCACTGACCTCAGTTTCCCCTTGATGAGAgaaaactgaaactgaattCAGATTATATTTAGACAGGAGTGACGAGTTCGAAATTGAAACAATGACATCTGCAACTACTAGAggtgtttgttttcattcagtCCTCAACGTTTTAGGTCAAAGTGCTAACatggccacaaaaaaaaacaaaaacatggcaaaaaactTACACAATGGGATTTACCCAGTCAAGATATATACAGCTCGGTCTgtaggcgaactatccctttaattaaaCCGATGAAGCGCTGCTGTGGGTGGAAACGGATCTCACCTGGGTCTTGCCCTGCTGGCCGTAAACGATCTTGGTTGGGATGATCTTGGTGGCGGTGGACTGGGATCCGCAGCTCATGCCTTTGGGCTGGGTGACGATCATCTTGGTAATCGGCCTGGAGGCAGTGATGATGGCTGGTTTGGTCCCCTGAACTGCATGCAGGCTCTTGTCACCCTGCAGCACACACGCAtgcatgttttaattttttaaccAAAGAGTCTGTCAGCTCAGTTTCAATAGGAATTAcgatttatttaaaagaaaataatatgtTGCCACAAAGGCCAGCGGAAAACTGCAGCAACgttgaataaaaaacaaaaagtaaccTTAATTCAGACAAAAATTCATCAAACGATATTTAATAAGTCACCTCAGTCATTTCCAGTCATTATGTAAACAGCTTGAGGCCTTAGCACCAGTGATCGCATCAAACAAGGCGCATACTCTAAAGTGTCTGAAGGACATACTGATACCTGCTAAAATATTCAGATGGAACCAAAAGCAAGATAGCTTAGCTTAGTATACAGCtaggagacagaaaaaaaaaacagcacgcCCGTCTCTGTCCAAAAGATCTAAAATGTACCCATCTATAGAACGTTAAGTTGATGTTACGCCATGCTGAAACCGGTTTGTTTCCGCACCACATTGTTAGGATCCTGTTTGCAGTTTTTATGCACACACTTTAGGACTAGCGTCTAAAACGATGTTTCCATCTATTCATCTattttgacacaaaaaaaaagctaaacaatCTTGTAACTTCTCTTACTTGCAGTTGGaagatttaaaataaatccGATGAAACCCACCATCAATAACAGAATAAAATTAACTCACATCAGAttgttttgatttgataaaaagcCCGAAGAACGGATCAGATTTCGTCACAACACCGGTTTGTAATTAACAGATTAGCAAAATTTCCCCAAAATGAATACAATTAAAGCTACTGTCTACTTCCAACTCTGATAAAGTCACTTATGAGAGCATGGTGACCcatgttttacattttatatgCAGAAAACAAGCAGGATAAGAGTTGTAATCAGTGAGCTTTGGAGGAGCTGTTGGGCTGATCCTTGAGCCGGGCTACTCGTCTCGCTCTTTCATACGAAAGGTAAGTTATTACAGAGGCATATAACTCTCCTTTTTTAAACTGACCCCAGCGTTTAAAAGCGTGGTGACCACATTCTTGCCCGGCAGTCCTTGGATGGTCGCTCCTTTGCCTGTGGTTTTCTGCACCACGATGACGTTCGGCTTGGACGTCATGGGGATGGTGGTGATTTTAGTCGTCGTGCCTGAGGAAGAAGGAAAGCTTTCCCAGTGAAAGAGTGACTGCTCAATATGGATCCAATCACAGTGCAAAATATGACCCAAGATTCCCACAATGGACAGAAAAGGGAATAACTGCTTGGTGTATGTTAGGAAACAAAGGGGAGCTGATGAGTTTCGAAAGACTCAGAGAAAGGTACAATTTGGATGCGAGTGAACTCTTTAGATATTATCAAGTGAGGGACTACTATAAGAAGGAGATCAAGTCAGATTCCTCCAGGGAAGTGAATGATGTCATCCGAATTATAGTGAAAGCATATCAGGAAAGCAACATAAGAATAATTTCATCATTATATCAAGGGTTGAACAATAACAACAAGCATTCAACTACATATTTTAAGTTGAAATGGGAGGAAGACCTTAGTTTAGAAATTTCAGATGAGGAATGGCATGAAATGTGGAAGGAAATCTGGAGAGAGTTCGCATGGAAGAGCCTAATCCGCTTTTTTATTACACCGAAAATGAAAAGTAGGCAACTGAATAGTCGTCAGAAGTGTTGGCGGGGATGTGGATCTTTTGATGTGAACCATTCTCATGTTTTCTGGAATTGTCAAAAAATAACTGTGTTTTGGGAAATGGTATGTACGGAGCTAAAGAAAATATTAGGATATGGAGTGTCAAAGACCTGTTCAGTGCTTTATCCATGTAAATTTTCAGAAGAGACTGTTGCAGGGTGCtcgctctttttccaaattaaaattccagactttttttaaatctgatacTCCCCCCCATCAAGACCTTAACtatatgtacttgtaacttgtgtgcctactgcctacttcagattgtaccaactgtgtttattagaaatgttcatttttataggctagtattcaatgaacaaatgcattctTCACAGTAAAtgatgcttttactgatgaaaacgtttcaaaacatgaaaatcaaaagtacatgaatttcacatcaaacaagtgtcacaaaaactatctataaacaatgaatggatggatggatgtgtgtagaattcagtctcttcactcacatctcatcccattaggctaatacagtacgtgaccagttagtaaaattatagttttatagcccaccttcctatttctcatttcacaatgcctttgagcatactgtaacattctaccatacatttattttccatactttattaagactttcacacaaaattcaagacttttcaaggtctggaaaacagtgcttcaaaattccatacttattaagactttcaagacttgcgcaagcaccctgtgTTGCCACAGGTGACAGCTACTTGATCAAAATATTGTTGGTGGCAGGCAAAAAAGCCATCACTGGGGAAAAGAAACACCACCAACAAAAGATCAGTGGCTCTCAATTATGGAAGAAATCTTTCTAATTGAAAAACTGACACACATATTGAGGCTTCAGGAAGCTCAACTGGACAAGAAATGGCAGAAACGGACACTATACGCTATAAGGCTCAAGATGATATTGGACAGTAATTGATGAAAAGACTAATCCGCAAGATGGTAATAATTTGATGTATtccaaggcagctttttgttTAAGTTGATTGTGTTTGTATTTGCTTTTGTTGATTTGTCAATAAAAATTtgaaaagtgacaaaaaaagaaagaaagcgcaCAACTGACTCACCAGAAACAATGTTGCTGCTAATGATCTTCCCGCCCAGAGTGGCCAGAGATTTGGGCACCACCGTGATGATGCTGCCGCTGGTGGTTTTGACGTAGGTGGTACCGCCGCTGGAGGCTGATATTCTGGCACCGATGTTGGGACTAACTGTGGGCCTCGTGTACGTGGCCTGGGTAGCTGCACGCACAAATGCTGCGTTAGTAGATAATAAACAGATGTTTGGATTAAACCTTGGAATGTGTCCATGacttttgaatgaatgaattttcTCAAATCTCCACTTGTAAAATTAGAGCATTCTCTAGGTAACACAGTAACATCTTTTAACATGATATCAATTTTAACAACACTTTCAATGTGAAATAATGCACACATTTTACTAAATAacatcttgctagcaaacgatcttgctagcaaacaatcttgctagcagacgatcttgctagcagacgatcttgctagcaaacaatcttgctagcagacagtcttgctagcaaacagtcttgctagcaaacagtcttgctagcaaacgatcttgctagcagacgatcttgctagcagacgatcttgctagcagacgatcttgctagcaaacaatcttgctagcagacgatcttgctagcaaacaatcttgctagcagacgatcttgctagcaaacaatcttgttagcagacgatcttgctagcaaacgatcttgctagcacacgatcttgctagcaaacaatcttgctagcagacgatcttgctagcaaacattcttgctagcaaacattcttgctagcaaacattcttgctagcaaacaatcttgctagcaaacgatttttttttttttttttttgctttacatATACaaaaatagtgtttttttttaatacgcTAGCCGACCATCTTGCTAGCCATTTGCTTCACATATCATTGATATCACTCACCCGAGTTTCCACAGTAAGCTACCATTATCCAGCCCCGTCAATGTCagcgatatacaccatgcagcactccctctcgcacactttatcctcgattcttttttcctttagaatttcctctgtgctttgcatCTCACCGCTCACATGGCTGGGCTCTCTCCTTATGCTCGGGTTTTTTCCTTCCTGTGCTTGtccctcacacatgcacacaagcgGAGGCTAGGGCCTGCAGTCTCTACAAGTGCCGCCAAGGATCTAAACTTCACTCGCGCAGCATTAATCTATTGGTGAGCCGTAGCTCCACTTTCAGTGTGCGCGTCACACCTTCACCCACAGCTCAGCAcccact
Coding sequences within it:
- the LOC142376439 gene encoding BRCA2-interacting transcriptional repressor EMSY-like → MADSNESQTETPVENTEDEVTPMRKWRFEKIHSFKSHGHIPRFNPNICLLSTNAAFVRAATQATYTRPTVSPNIGARISASSGGTTYVKTTSGSIITVVPKSLATLGGKIISSNIVSGTTTKITTIPMTSKPNVIVVQKTTGKGATIQGLPGKNVVTTLLNAGGDKSLHAVQGTKPAIITASRPITKMIVTQPKGMSCGSQSTATKIIPTKIVYGQQGKTQVLIKPKPVFQAAVVSEQTRQLVTETLQQVTRSAEISQGQTSGQDGSAKDEAASLPEASSLTGDTSHSGSQEPQPAVQTVSSRERDWAEQEVAVESSPTIIYQEGTGGESQSATSTIKALFELQQTTAKEKAESKLRQHTIDLSQMAVPIQRAQEKKPSPESPRPSTSEAEPSTEHASPGKASRVGVSSEENNVATPSNRHPGKPFNNSSQVTVVTKPVAVSSAAWHTPSDSKGKTEAVLEVGELEGDTLDPQTGLFYRSSQPAWDPIKASAHSAAAQPPPSSQAEAEQKRHGSAPTQPPPPPQLQSKPQISPSSSSSSSAAPLMKKIPKLREQTQPKPQALTQSPKDRALAAPPQAAAKMAWPCAPAKPLVTPQLPKLQHAPTSHHRPLHAPMSQPPPLQAHHPVGTEKAASSQQPIITQSATVTKITFGSSQHPSPVFSSGEAAAKLIPESSSGPSGDEPSVSDILKISMMEAEIDPSTEPMVVDSSSDCGPLGKALAVQTASGTLDSGQLVSSSEAGTRHTKPQQLGRMQGLAAQRSKDDLEVIEVIPQFSILPDSSQSNVVVEPSGFLEISNYTSQQLEEDSPTEQEVDSSNDEAAAASPPDRP